A window from Candidatus Aegiribacteria sp. encodes these proteins:
- the rpiB gene encoding ribose 5-phosphate isomerase B, producing MKIVLASDHAGYPLKCETVGWLKDEKGLDLDIEDLGPFSADSVDYPDFASALCRNLLDGSADFGILICNSGLGMSMTANRFRGIRAALCLFPRMAYYARHHNNANVLVLGGGITSSFLAREIIEVFLSEEFDGGRHGRRTDKMDTI from the coding sequence GTGAAGATAGTTCTGGCCAGCGATCACGCAGGATATCCGCTGAAGTGTGAGACGGTCGGATGGCTCAAAGATGAAAAGGGACTGGACCTTGATATAGAAGATCTTGGTCCTTTTTCGGCGGATTCTGTTGATTATCCGGATTTTGCTTCTGCTCTATGCAGGAATTTACTGGATGGCAGTGCGGACTTCGGCATTCTCATCTGTAATTCGGGATTGGGCATGAGCATGACCGCGAACAGATTCAGGGGAATCAGGGCAGCACTATGCCTGTTTCCACGGATGGCTTATTACGCAAGACATCACAATAATGCGAACGTTCTTGTTCTCGGTGGAGGAATCACTTCATCTTTCCTGGCCAGGGAAATTATAGAGGTTTTTCTTTCAGAGGAGTTTGACGGCGGACGGCACGGCAGAAGAACCGATAAAATGGATACTATCTGA
- a CDS encoding bifunctional enoyl-CoA hydratase/phosphate acetyltransferase, whose product MKPVRSLEELKKIARELPSKRVAVVRADEVETMSAIGTAVKDDMVEAVLIGPEKGIRDAAEKADFDLNGIEIIHAEDDKTASIKGVEIVRSGRADVIMKGLVASSSFLRAILDRERGLRAPGVMSHVAAFDVSGYDKLLIITDAAMNIAPDFEQKIGMLKNAVTVAHALGIDHPKSTYVCAKEVPYEKMPCTMEAARMQELADTGEFGDIIFDGPLALDLAVSSDACRIKKIDSPVGGDADILLLPDIEAANVLYKALIFISGGELGAVIMGATNPVVLTSRADSAESKLCSIVLSSVVAGYQAGGGR is encoded by the coding sequence ATGAAACCTGTAAGAAGTCTCGAAGAACTGAAAAAGATCGCCAGAGAACTTCCTTCCAAACGAGTTGCCGTTGTGCGAGCTGATGAAGTCGAAACCATGAGTGCAATTGGTACTGCTGTTAAAGATGACATGGTTGAGGCAGTTCTTATCGGTCCTGAAAAAGGAATTCGAGATGCTGCGGAAAAGGCTGATTTCGATCTGAACGGCATTGAAATCATACATGCTGAAGATGACAAAACTGCTTCCATAAAGGGAGTTGAAATCGTACGGTCCGGTAGAGCCGATGTCATTATGAAGGGTCTGGTGGCTTCAAGTTCGTTCCTTCGCGCGATTCTTGACAGGGAGCGTGGTTTAAGAGCCCCGGGAGTTATGAGTCATGTAGCCGCGTTTGATGTTTCCGGTTATGACAAGCTTCTGATAATTACTGATGCCGCCATGAACATAGCGCCGGATTTCGAACAGAAAATCGGCATGCTGAAAAACGCGGTTACAGTTGCTCACGCTCTGGGAATCGATCATCCCAAATCAACTTACGTCTGTGCCAAGGAAGTCCCTTACGAAAAGATGCCATGCACGATGGAAGCAGCAAGAATGCAGGAACTGGCAGATACGGGTGAATTCGGTGATATCATTTTTGACGGTCCTCTTGCTCTGGATCTTGCCGTATCTTCCGATGCTTGCAGGATCAAGAAGATTGATAGTCCTGTCGGGGGAGATGCCGATATATTGCTTCTACCTGATATTGAAGCAGCCAATGTTCTCTACAAAGCACTCATCTTCATCTCAGGCGGAGAGCTTGGTGCGGTGATTATGGGAGCAACAAACCCGGTTGTACTTACATCAAGGGCTGATTCCGCTGAATCCAAGCTCTGCTCCATAGTTCTGTCCAGCGTTGTAGCTGGATATCAGGCAGGAGGCGGAAGATAG
- the wecB gene encoding UDP-N-acetylglucosamine 2-epimerase (non-hydrolyzing), translating to MIDVICGARPNFMKVDPIIKNTDPAVEIRLIHTGQHYDHIMSQSFFNDLDLPRPDVNLEVGSASITVQTATIMQRYEKVFLERRPRAIVVVGDVNSTLACALVAVRYGVPIIHVEAGLRSFDRHMPEEINRVLTDQIANLLLITSTEARDNLLAEGRQSEMIKLVGNPMIDTLLRLLPVALEAGSPPPDEPYALVTLHRPSNVDNPERLGAVLDALGNLEGLRILFPTHPRTLRNMDEWDLGIPERLSIVEPMSYLDFIRCEVDATVVITDSGGVQEETSVLGVPCVTVRTSTERPVTLEIGTNVLCPDTSLIPEAAAKQIASRPDSPPVIPMWDGKAGKRIAAAIENYTGGTR from the coding sequence ATGATTGATGTAATCTGCGGGGCACGACCTAATTTCATGAAGGTTGATCCCATAATAAAAAACACTGATCCAGCTGTTGAAATAAGACTGATTCATACAGGTCAGCATTACGATCATATAATGTCACAGAGCTTTTTCAATGATTTGGACCTGCCAAGACCTGACGTGAACCTTGAAGTCGGATCCGCGAGCATTACCGTACAGACAGCGACAATCATGCAGAGGTATGAGAAGGTGTTTCTTGAACGAAGACCCAGGGCAATTGTCGTGGTCGGTGATGTTAATTCAACACTTGCATGTGCTCTTGTGGCGGTGCGGTATGGAGTTCCCATAATTCATGTAGAGGCGGGGCTCAGAAGTTTCGACCGGCATATGCCAGAAGAAATCAACCGTGTATTGACAGATCAAATCGCGAATCTGCTTCTCATCACCTCCACTGAAGCCAGGGATAACCTGCTGGCCGAAGGCAGACAGAGTGAAATGATTAAACTAGTTGGAAATCCCATGATCGATACTCTGCTGAGACTTCTTCCCGTAGCTTTGGAAGCAGGATCACCCCCGCCTGACGAGCCTTATGCCCTGGTTACCCTGCATCGTCCATCAAACGTTGATAATCCGGAGCGACTTGGTGCTGTCCTGGATGCTCTCGGCAATCTTGAAGGACTCAGGATTCTGTTTCCAACACATCCACGTACTCTCCGCAATATGGATGAATGGGATCTGGGTATTCCGGAAAGATTATCTATAGTTGAACCCATGTCTTATCTGGATTTTATCAGATGTGAGGTCGACGCAACGGTTGTCATTACAGATTCGGGTGGTGTTCAGGAGGAGACAAGCGTTCTTGGTGTTCCATGTGTAACTGTCAGAACAAGTACAGAACGACCGGTGACTCTCGAGATTGGAACGAATGTGCTTTGTCCCGACACATCATTAATTCCTGAAGCTGCAGCAAAACAGATCGCAAGTCGACCAGATTCTCCTCCTGTCATTCCCATGTGGGACGGGAAGGCTGGAAAAAGGATCGCGGCAGCCATTGAAAACTATACCGGAGGAACGAGATGA